CAACTTAGTTGTCATTTCTGTATAGTGCATTTTCCTTCCATAAAGCTTTTGTAtttggctaactcaaaattaattccaatcaaaaaaataagagatttattcatctatatggattgtatctattatattttgcaGGAATCTCCTAAACTTatgtattattttcattaaagtatTTTTCTCTTAGAAAACTAATGTTTGACATAACTGAAGAAACAGAATTGAGGAATTTGCCAGATTCTGTTAAATGTACTCTTGGCAAGCTTCTTGATAAGGAAGGTATCTATCATTATCATGGAACAACTGGGACCCAGGAAGAGTGGAAGACATTAATGGCCCATATTCCTGAGTTTATGCCTGTTACATCTGATAATCTGattcatgggaaaagaaaatataaaattgaacaCATTCAGTATGTAAGATTCTTTATTATATAACAAAATTAGGCTGCAACCTCATGTTTTTAAAGAACATACCTAGAACAAATTTGTGGCATCTAgattccccccctccaaaataaaaaaagatatgaaaatTTTGGTTCATTAAATATTTATGCCCTGACAAGGAATTTTATTCTTAGAACCGTCCCCCTAAATGGGTTAAACTTAATTTTCATTATGGCCCGTTTTTATTGATTATTCACTTAGAATGTTGCCTTCATGCATGATTTTGCTTCTTGTTCGACTTGCTATCTATATCAGACCAATCACTAAATTATACTACCTGTCTTGTTTGTATTCTTATAGTGCAAACTTTGAGGACTGAAATATTCTATGTTTCATGCTTACAGATAGATTTGTGCAAATGTAGATTATTTCCTCTACTGTTCATGCAATTGTTGCTGTATTGGAAGGGCCTACTGACCATTAGGAGAAAGTTTGTCAGAACTTAAAATTCCAATCAACAAATTCATGTAGTCTCCTAGGCCTTTTCAGGCCAAAGGCTTGAATGTTTTGAATgtattttatgcattttgaaGCTTGTCTATCTTCATTATTGccatatatatgaatatatatatatatatatatatatatatatatatatatatatatatatatcatgaaaagagaaatcaccaatgcaacagcaaaaaaaaaaaaaaaaaaaaaaaaaaaaaaaaaaaaaaaaaaaaaaaaaaaaaaaaaaaaaaaaaaaaaaaaaaaaaaaagaagacggaagtcgtcatttaccaaacaatagaaaaaataattcagaggcaacaacccaacacaagggttcatcaggagaatacactggcctatagggtttcgccactttaaattctctacccagccaagtgttgtggctaccacaaaatatccatggcatccccgtgtcaggtatcacccccaaaatacaagcctatgaaaaaaaacccagcaaatgtaaaacaaccaagtaacaccaaaacaagcttatcctgttaatatatccctctttttagcaacaataggtaaactaaatatgataaaatttaccaaatcacaagtattaagacattgccaaaaaaaaaaaatatttaatgaactaaacaattatagaattcatctttaccatgtggctatttttaaaaaaaatccgctctattagaaacacaattcaaaataaatggcgctgcatcatcatttgtcgaacctccgaaattagttgaaaatttctttaagtatttccagataattcttttgatatttatttaagtcatttgtgtcctggtgtcccagtttgtaatttctctttgagtgtcccggtcgtcatttatattccctgtgtcccggtgtcccggtcgtcatttgtgtcccggtctgtaatatctattcgaacaatccctgtgtcccggtcgtcatttatatatcccgcctgtgcccccggcgtcctcgttgtagttgtgtccctgtgtcccggtcgtcatttatattccctgtgtcccggtcgtgatttgtgtccgggtttcccagtctgtaatttctctttgaggttcccggtcgtcatttatattccctgtgtcctggtcgtcatttgtgtcccggtgtcccggtatgtaatttcatctgTTGaccaacatgacgtcagttgacaaacaacttcatgacgcatacagctcaatccttaaaatgaagtcagtcgacaaacatgacgtcagtcgacacacaaacatgacgtcactcgacagacacacacacacacagacaacttatttttatatatatagatatagacatatatatagatatagacatatatatatatatatatatatatatatatatatatatatatatatatatatatatattcgggatcctttgtctgagaggacgcgggttcgaatcccggtgtacccaattcttcagttgggacgggggtcagtggcgtgactctgtaagcttagccagagtcgacccagctctaaatgggtacctggagtaatctggggaaggtaaacaggaagggtgtgtgaaagcacaggatggctggcccccaaccccctattgcacttcctggctgaagggccaagaaacggagatcagcaccgccggtagggactgtaaagtctaatgccgtatcctttacctttaccttttatatatatatatatatatatatatatatatattcttcattaaaaattaattttgctggTTTATAAAATACATCTGTAAATGAACTCGTTCTAAATAACAGTTTAGTGGTTTTCATTACTGTTGTCTAATATTATATGTATCTCTTGTCTGATGCACAGGCACATATGGTGTGCGTagctaagtattttttttttttttttgccctttgAATTCCATTGTAATAAAAGGTTTGAAAAGGACCAAATGCACCAGCACAGTTTGAAATCTTCTTTTATAACTTGTGTTAATATGATAAACATTAACTATATTTGAGTGCTGTGTCTAACATTTAtatcaatttagtttttttcatagaaaatggAAATATAAACATTTCTTGATTTGGGTTCGATGTTACCTACAAAGAAAGAGACAAATGTAAGGATGACATACGGTTTCTGGTTGCCTTTGGCATCGAGCAAGTTTCGAATCGTTAAACATTAACTATATCTCAGTGTTTTGTCGAACATTTAtatcaatttagtttttttcatagaaaatggAAATGTAAACATTTCTTGATTTAGGTTCGATGTTACCTACAAAGAAAGACACAAATGTAAGGATGACATACGTTTTCTGGTTGCCCTTGGCACAGACCAAGTTTCGAATCGTTAAACATTAACTATATTTGAGTGTTGTGTCTagtattttttatcaatttaatttttttttcatagaaaatggAAATATAAAGGAAGAGGGGGGAACAAGCCACCAGTCCTAACCTCACCCAAATGCTATGgtatttacaattattttcatAACAATCACTtatctttttctgttttgataGATCCCcccataaacacacacacacaagcatCAAATTGTTAAATATGGTCATTTAGGCCCCTTGCCTAGATAGGCTACTTATCAGATCAATGGCCTTTTGctctttttataatttatcaTCTTCCttcctttcctttttcttttaccTAACCTTAATTCACACTTCGGAGTGAAATAATGTCAAATGTTGGATCTGTTCCGCTCCGTTGTTGAGATGGCGGTCAAaacattttatacaaaatgtaaaagaacAGGGTTATGACTGTGTTTACGGCCCAGTGACACGTCGTCCGACTGAGAGTGTGCTAGGATAGGTGCAATTTAAGATCCATTGGTAACAGTGACCACAGATGGGTATGATCAAGGGGGCCATTCTTCTGTAGTTTGAAGTAGACACCGTCGCACAACGTCAATTTCTGACAGAGTATGCGAGTTGGCTGGGTATGACAAGCAGCGTCAGCATTCTAacacaattttttattatatacgTATACATTAATCACTATTTATGAGTCACAGTTGATGAGCAGCTCCAATTGTATCTTGAAGATTTGGTTTCCCATTCTTGTCGAGCCTCCTTTTAAAAACTTCTGCTGGTGTTGAAGACACTGCCTCCTCGTTTAAACGGTTCCAATCATTGACGACCCTTTGGCTAAAGAAATCTTGTCTGATTCAACAGTTAACTCTGGGCTTATGAGGCGTCTTAGAATGATCTCGTGTTTGTCTTTCGTTGGGTAGCTGGGTAAAGAGCTTATTTTGGGGTTGGTTGACAAATTTGTTTGTGATTAGCATGTCACTCCGCTTGCGTCAGAAGGTCAAAGATGGGAGTTTTAGGTTAGATAGCCTTTCACTATAGATTTCACCTTTGTAAAAAGAACCAGCGAGGCAGGTTCCAAAGTCAAGAACCGGTCTCACAATTGTCTTGTATAGCTTCAAGAAGATTCCATGTGATCGGCTAGTAAGTGTTCTTTTAGTAAGTCCAAGGCTAGAATTTGCATTGGAAACAGTTTGTGCAGAGTATTCATTGAAAAGAAAGTTTCTTATTTGATCGTTCTACAAGGTCCTGACTCGTCATGACCCAGAACCCGCGACATTTTCGCCCTCTTTTGGTTCTGGACTTTGATTTGAAACACctgttcttatttaaattttaccatGTTTAGAGACAGATTTTGTCCTTAAATGAAGAGGCCTAAATTTATCAATTTCATAGGTGGCAGTCTACTTCCTCTTAGTATACTTGGCATGTTGATGTGGAATTTGAATCTTCAAATTTGTCAAATCAGTTTTTCCTACTTAGGCTTTTGCTTTTAAATTATGTATGAAATTTAAGCATCTTCATTTGAATAAATCTCATGTTATTATTCTGCTCTCTATTCATAGGAGTATTGATGAGAAGTGACTTTAAGTTCGGCTATGAAATAGAACAGCTAGTCCTGgatatttttcattcaaaaatacttcaaatctAGAATGTATTCCGGCTTCTTTCACATGCAGTTTTTGAGTAGAgttcatttgtttaatttatctttCTCCATTTAGGATGATTGAAGAAGAGAGCAGGCGTCGAGGTGTGCCTCCATTTAAGCTTCTCTTGGGAGAATGGGGAACAAGTGGCAGAAAGAGACCAAAAGTGGGGGATCTTGCTCTATTGATGAGGGCCCTAGATATGCATAGAGCGGCATCTTATATAACACGAGAGTTATTGAAATGtacgttttgtttttatttgtataatttagATGTCAAAATGACAATGAAcctaaacataaaataaaattaacttcACCTTCGATGTTGGAAGAATAAACTCTTTAAATAAACTGTCAGGTCTTTTCACCGAACCATTTCTCTAAAccaacatataaaaataagtcctTGGTTGGGCTGACTTACCGATCTATAAAACGAAATAATTCTTACTTGGATATGCTTGAACTATTGAAATccttaatataaaaataaattgaatttttttctgaaacaatAAGTAATATATTGTTTTAACTGGGCAATTCTTACAGTATATTTAATaacttttgttttgctttagGCAATTCATCTCTTGAAACCAATGCAGGAATTTTAGTTTGACCTTACAAAAATCAGTTTTGAGGATCGTGTAAAAAGGGTCTTATGTATACAGATTTCTTTTTAGTTCAGTGAGGTAAATATGTAAGCCTGTGTCTATTTATCATTAAAGTGCTTAAATAACTGCTCGAAGTTATTAAAAATAGATAATTAAAGCACTTCTAAGGTCCTTGAATAAGTTATGGCTCTTTCTTAAAAGATGACATTTGCAGCACTTTTGTGAATAAAGTTTCAAATGATGATGTATCTTAAAGGAAATACGTGTATATAACTTTGCATGTTGTACACTAttgcgtaattttttttttttttttattggttctgAAAATGTCTAGTCTTGTGCAAAATCAAGTGCACTCATAaggaattttattaaaatagtttATTCAGAAGAAATAGGCAGTCGAAGCACACGGAATTCATTTTGAGACCTGTGGTGGCAATGTGCTCTGTCAGCGACGACGTTAAGAAAATGGTTCCGACACATCAAAAATAACGAGCTTGAGGATAAAGAGTGCTCTTGCAGAActtcaaaaaatttatatgcaGATGAGCCAACGGTTTCAGAACTCTTTAAAGCAATAGGAATGATCTAGAAGGAAGGATACTGGGCGCCATATAAGGTGAAGCCAAGAAACGTAGTCCCCTTCCGAGCATCACTTGTCATGTTTAATGGTGAATGACTTGGCTGAGCATTActttcattctttaaaaaaatacaagaaatagaTCGATCCTTGGATTGCCTCAAAACAGGTATCGCTCTTCCTATTTGGAATTCATGTACTGCCATAAAGATGTGAAAAAGTTGTCTCTAGTGATAGGCAACACTTTAGGTGAAATGTTGTTTACCTTGCATTTTAGATACTGTAAagcatttattttgaaataaaaacacactgaaaatttattcatatacCTTTTATTAGATAATATAccttttatttcctttcttcaGAAGGAGACAcgctagaacaaaaagagacacatttttagattgctaattttatgcTCGTTTTCATGGTTTGGTTTGTGTTTTTGACAATTCAGCCCGGCATCCCTCTAATGGTCTCATTCAGCCGTAGGCTATGTAGGAAAAAGTAGTATAATTGTTGATGAAAACTGATTCATAAACAGATAAATAGGGggggaaaaaagggaaatacgATTCCTTGATACTTcttgcgtaaaaaaaaaaaagaattccctagtttttttggttagttTCTTTGTGTAACCTGGGAATATATGACAACATTCGAGCCTAGAGTCCAAGATAGACCATTATGTTGCTTAGGACTAGGCTGGTTGAAGTAACTTCCAGCTAGGGAGGCTGGGGAAGAATTGTCAAAAATGTGAATCAAACCatgaaaataagcataaaattacCAATTTAAAATGTGTCTATTTTGCTCTGGCATGTCTTCTTCTGAAGAGGTTCAATTCTTAACCTTTAACAGACTGAATCTGTAAAATAATAGTTCTGTAGAGGTggaatttttaaagtttggttTTTATGAGTCTATGGTGAACTCTATCGAGCTCGCTCTATCAAACTCTATCGAGCTCGCTTAGTAGCTGCAATAAACAAATCTCCAATCCTAAAATATGTATAGTTGAAGTGCTCCCAGACCGATTCATTTTGTGCCCTAATTAGATTTTCTCTTTTGATTTGATAATAAATTCCTGGTGCCATGTCTGATTGCCAATATGCAAAGGGCTTGAggcttcagggggggggggatggattTTTCTTTCTAGCTAAAGGAATCTTATGACTAAAAACCTACCATTTATAATCCAAAGTATGCAGATTCTCACACCATTCCATAGAGCTTTTTGAAAGTTTCCTAACTGTTCTCAGATGCGCTATATAGATGACTCTGTCCTTCTGTTCTTCGTaataattttctaattattttatgTCATAGATGATAATCCGCCTGAAACAGAAGACGAACTTGAAAAGGTGATGCTTAGTCTTGAAGGATTTGAGCCCCAGTTTACCGATCTTAGCATCAGCGAAGCAACAAAATATATCCTAGAAGAAGATGAAATTGACATTGAATCTAATTGtaagtattaaattagaaagttAGTTGTTGTGATTTAACTTTCATTAATCAGCAATTTTATATACTGGATATACACACTGAAGAATCATGTTTTTAGCTCGCGTTCtgtaacaaagaaataaaaataagaacatAGTTGTAACAAGTGTGAATCtattaagaagaaaattaaatataccaCCTTAACATGAGTCCCTGAAGCAACATGAAAAAGAGTGAGTTTGTATATGATTATTGTTGAAGTGGTAAAGACAAGGGAGTGTGTGAAAAAGACAATGTCATTGACAATATCAAAACacaatttgtatatatttaaaagaggCCTTACGCTAATTCTTCCCTCTCATCTGGTCTTTGTTTATTATaagatttagtttttctttttttcttattattataaagATATGTTAGGGATCAGCAAATAACTCAATAACTGAAGAAAGAGTCAGGGTAAGTGATATTCCGTTGCCTTGTATACTATTGATTTAAGAATTTAGCTTTTCTGATCTCCGTTGAAATGTTTAATTGGAACtggattattatttttgtttcaaacagGATAGAACCTCCCGAACCAACTTGTTTCTGAATCTGAACCGGTTTTCCAGCTAATGAAAGTACTGACTTAAAAGTCAGTCACGTaatcaagccaatatatttttttgtaagatttGACTCATAATTTTCAATATCACGGCTGATTCTTGTAGCTTTTTGGAGTTCCACCCCCTCCCTCATGGCACTTCGAGAAATAATTTCTTACTATATTTGCGCCTTCTTTGAAATCTTGAACTATTTTATGAAATCCAATCCACATGTAGAATTGGTTGAGATCCGGCATATCTAACCAGATACGTGCGTAGTTAGGTATATGCGTAAATTAGTCTTCAATCTCTCTTCattcttatgaatttttttggACTAAGCCTGCAATATTGGTGCTACCGATGATAACTCCCTTCTTACGACAAGAGAAACTTTGTGTGAAACACTAAATATAATAGTGATATGGTTACCGACACAAAACGGGGTACATGGGTACTTGGGGACCCTAATCTCAGTTAGCCTCCCTTCTCATAGTTCAGTTGTGGCTGTGGCCTCTCTTGTCCCACGTCTTGTTTAGCCCTACTCCATTTCCCGAAAAATTTTCTGgccaaaatttaacaaatttttaattattaacaaaatcatttttaatttattaattaattaataatttgttaatctattatataaattagttaattattattaattattttcatttattaactgcagcctctattttatttaataaaaatgacattaaaaaaattacaaaatgattataaccgttaaACTATTTATCCTAAATTTTGCGCTCCTAAAATTACTGTGCCCCTGGCAAGTGGCCACTCTGCCCCCTCCCGCTAAAACGGCTCCAATTACCTTGCCTTCATTTGCCGCCCTAAATTTTAATAAGCATATAAAGAGGCTGGCTAATAAAAACACTGTCATATTGGCACCATTGATATTACGCGGAGCAAACATAAATCGTAAATTGAACGTAAACTAGTAGAATTAcatcagtttttatttatttcaactatCTCTAATATGTTGTTCAGGATTGCATTGAAATTCTTCTGGTTTGCTACTGTATTTTAGTTCTCCGTTTTCTAGCCTCGGcgattataataataattatttcccTTAGATACCAATGTACCACTTGAATTATCACCAGCATTAATCAAAGAAATCACCGACAATTTCAACGAGAGAAGTTTCAAAGATGGTGGTCGGAAGATGGATGGACGTGGTTTATTTGGCTCTgtttttgttggtgttgtacCCTCCAACACGGATGACAATATGATGCATAAACTACGAATTAAGAGCTTAAAGTAAGCGTTGAATTTACGTAGAGCATAGAATATGCTGTAGACTTActagtcaaattttgttttcatttttcgcTGGCTGAAACGATTCATCTTATTTTATAACCCATGACAAAGGTAAACAAAtgacaaaac
This DNA window, taken from Artemia franciscana unplaced genomic scaffold, ASM3288406v1 Scaffold_1435, whole genome shotgun sequence, encodes the following:
- the LOC136042540 gene encoding uncharacterized protein LOC136042540 isoform X1, translating into MFDITEETELRNLPDSVKCTLGKLLDKEGIYHYHGTTGTQEEWKTLMAHIPEFMPVTSDNLIHGKRKYKIEHIQMIEEESRRRGVPPFKLLLGEWGTSGRKRPKVGDLALLMRALDMHRAASYITRELLKYDNPPETEDELEKVMLSLEGFEPQFTDLSISEATKYILEEDEIDIESNYTNVPLELSPALIKEITDNFNERSFKDGGRKMDGRGLFGSVFVGVVPSNTDDNMMHKLRIKSLKYQPFRYEDNTTRVAVKRLKAGTDNEYTKKMFNAEVNALKRLEHINIIPLLGYSFDGQLANIVYPLMINGSLDYRLLSEVCAVNVFTLSTLSLVIER
- the LOC136042540 gene encoding uncharacterized protein LOC136042540 isoform X2; translated protein: MGKENIKLNTFSMMIEEESRRRGVPPFKLLLGEWGTSGRKRPKVGDLALLMRALDMHRAASYITRELLKYDNPPETEDELEKVMLSLEGFEPQFTDLSISEATKYILEEDEIDIESNYTNVPLELSPALIKEITDNFNERSFKDGGRKMDGRGLFGSVFVGVVPSNTDDNMMHKLRIKSLKYQPFRYEDNTTRVAVKRLKAGTDNEYTKKMFNAEVNALKRLEHINIIPLLGYSFDGQLANIVYPLMINGSLDYRLLSEVCAVNVFTLSTLSLVIER